A portion of the Lolium rigidum isolate FL_2022 chromosome 1, APGP_CSIRO_Lrig_0.1, whole genome shotgun sequence genome contains these proteins:
- the LOC124688664 gene encoding protein RAE1-like — MATLTSLTSNANPNKSFEVLPNPGDSLSSLSFSPKSNLLVATSWDNQVRCWEIANGTSQAKASISHDQPVLCSAWKDDGTTVFSGGCDKQVKMWPLLSGGQAQTVAMHDAPVKDIAWISQMNLLVSGSWDKTLRYWDTRQANPAHVQQLPDRCYSLAVNYPLMIVGTADRHIVIFNLQSPQTEFKRIQSPLKYQTRCVAAFPDQQGFLVGSIEGRVGVHHIDDAQSSKNFTFKCHREGNDIFSVNSLNFHPVHHTFATAGSDGAFNFWDKDSKQRLKAFSRCPQPISCSTFNNDGSIFAYGVCYDWSRGAENHNPATAKTSIYLHSPQEAEVKGKPRIATGRK, encoded by the exons ATGGCTACTCTAACGAGCCTTACCTCAAACGCAAACCCAAACAAGTCATTCGAG GTCCTGCCTAATCCCGGCGACTCTCTCTCTAGCCTCAGCTTTAGCCCCAAGAGTAATCTGCTTGTGGCAACTTCCTGGGACAACCAG GTGAGGTGTTGGGAGATAGCCAACGGCACCAGTCAGGCAAAGGCGTCCATATCGCATGATCAGCCA GTACTCTGTTCGGCTTGGAAGGATGATGGAACGACTGTCTTCTCTGGAGGCTGCGATAAACAGGTCAAAATGTGGCCTCTGCTGTCTGGTGGGCAGGCTCAGACGGTTGCAATGCATGATGCACCTGTCAAGGACATCGCATGGATATCTCAAATGAATCTTCTTGTCTCAGGAAGCTGGGACAAGACACTAAG GTATTGGGACACGAGGCAAGCAAATCCCGCCCATGTCCAGCAACTGCCAGATCGTTGCTACTCTCTTGCAGTGAATTACCCCCTCATGATTGTGGGAACAGCTGATCGTCATATTGTCATCTTCAACTTGCAGAGTCCTCAG ACGGAGTTCAAGCGTATTCAGTCACCTCTAAAATACCAGACACGGTGTGTTGCTGCATTCCCTGATCAACAAGGATTCCTG GTGGGCTCCATCGAAGGGAGAGTTGGTGTGCATCATATTGATGATGCACAGTCAAGCAAAAACTTCACATTCAAATGTCACAGGGAAGGAAATGACATTTTCTCTGTCAATTCACTCAACTTTCACCCT GTTCATCACACATTTGCCACTGCTGGATCTGATGGTGCTTTCAATTTTTGGGATAAGGATAGCAAGCAGAGACTGAAG GCTTTTAGTCGGTGCCCTCAACCAATTTCTTGCAGTACCTTCAATAACGATGGCTCAATATTTGCTTATGGG GTCTGTTATGACTGGAGCCGTGGTGCTGAAAACCATAATCCTGCAACTGCAAAGACATCCATTTATCTCCACAGTCCACAG GAAGCCGAGGTGAAAGGAAAGCCAAGAATCGCAACTGGACGGAAGTGA